From a region of the Buteo buteo chromosome 7, bButBut1.hap1.1, whole genome shotgun sequence genome:
- the GOLIM4 gene encoding Golgi integral membrane protein 4 isoform X2 has protein sequence MGNGMCSRKQKRIFQTLLLLTVVFGFLYGAMLYYELQGQLRKAEATALKYQQHQESLSAQLQVVYEHRSRLEKSLQKERLEHKKAKEDFLVYKLEAQETLNKGRQDSNSRYSALSVQHQMLKSQHEELKKQHADLEEDHRKQGEEFSRTFSDHKERYLQLQQEKEQEISKLKESLYNLREENRQLRKAHQDIHTQLQDVKSQVEEYKQLKDTLNKMPSFRQPEKLERPNEQSEVQAPSPRSDLPMHHEAVAEEQKEYEKQKEREEINTQEKEDRAEPFHLQRRANEGRRAKELNIQEQQEAGEDDEQRVDQVEEERKKELEEEEMEQAGQPEHLEEEQDQVPEEHDWKKQEQKEEETNMLGDHLHSEITSTKAVTKRHKPAYEQQLEQQQLAAQRAEEANQLREHQESLHQQRLRGQLLRQQQLQEKELQLQKQAEQGEKLYKNRLSQQAHYDNMDHDIVQGEEEQGIQEEEGAYERDNHHQDEGEDDDQNNPNEQQEPEHQEENQQADESKAAMEDVNPADDPNNQGEDEFEEAEQEREENLPDENEKHKQTSQKQGHPGMEEHLVMAGNPDQQEDNVDEQYQEEGEEEIQEDLTEEKKRELERNAEEPYGENDENADEKSNRGADQEMQEENNQKEVNEENYEEEEEEGRAVAAKTRRRGEM, from the exons ttgtATATGAGCACAGGTCAAGATTAGAAAAGTCATTACAAAAGGAAAGGCTTGAAcataagaaagcaaaagaag ATTTTCTTGTTTATAAACTAGAAGCACAGGAAACGCTAAATAAAGGAAGG caagACTCAAATAGTCGATACAGTGCACTCAGTGTACAACACCAGATGTTGAAG AGTCAACATGAAGAACTAAAGAAACAGCATGCTGACCTTGAGGAAGATCACCGAAAACAAGGAGAAGAGTTTAGCAGAACATTCAGTGATCACAAGGAGAGATACTTGCAActacagcaggaaaaagagcAGGAGATCTCTAAGCTGAAGG aatcCCTGTATAACTTACGGGAGGAGAACAGACAGTTGAGAAAAGCTCACCAAGACATTCACACCCAGCTACAAGATGTCAAG TCCCAGGTGGAGGAATACAAACAGTTGAAGGACACGCTCAACAAAATGCCAAGTTTCCGACAGCCTGAGAAGTTAGAACGACCAAATGAGCAATCAGAGGTGCAAGCACCGTCTCCCCGCAGTGACCTTCCAATGCACCACGAAGCTGTGGCTGAAGAGCAGAAGGAG TATGAgaagcaaaaagagagagaagaaataaatacccaggaaaaagaagacagagctgAGCCTTTTCATCTGCAAAGAAGGGCTAACGAGGGCCGGCGTGCCAAAGAACTAAATATTCAGGAGCAACAAGAAGCTGGAGAGGATGATGAGCAACGTGTTGATCAAGTTGAAGAGGAACGCAAAAAAGAActtgaagaggaagaaatggagcAGGCAGGTCAGCCTGAGCACTTGGAGGAGGAACAGGATCAAGTACCAGAAGAGCATGACTGGaaaaaacaggaacagaaagaagaagaaacgaACATGTTGGGTGATCACCTCCATTCAGAG ATAACATCAACAAAAGCTGTAACAAAAAGACATAAGCCAGCTTATGAACAACAActagagcagcaacagcttgcAGCCCAAAGAGCAGAGGAAGCCAATCAGCTACGAGAACATCAGGAATCGCTACACCAGCAAAGACTGCGAGGACAGCTATTACGGCAGCAACAGCTTCAAGAAAAAGAGCTTCAActgcagaaacaggcagaacaaggagaaaaacTCTATAAAAACCGGCTAAG CCAACAGGCTCATTATGATAACATGGACCATGATATTGTACAAGGGGAAGAAGAGCAAGGTAttcaggaagaggaaggag CTTATGAACGTGACAACCACCACCAGGATGAAGGTGAAGATGATGATCAAAATAATCCAAATGAACAGCAAGAACCAGAACATCAAGAAGAAAATCAGCAGGCTGATGAATCA AAGGCAGCCATGGAAGATGTGAATCCTGCTGATGACCCCAACAATCAGGGAGAAGATGAATTTGAGGAAGCTgagcaagagagagaagaaaatctaccagatgaaaatgaaaagcacaagCAAACCAGTCAGAAACAAGGACATCCAGGAATGGAAGAGCACCTAGTG ATGGCAGGAAATCCTGACCAGCAGGAAGATAATGTGGATGAACAATAccaggaagaaggagaagaagag ATCCAGGAAGATTTGACTGAAGAGAAGAAACGAGAACTGGAACGCAATGCTGAAGAGCCATATGGTGAAAATGACGAAAAT GCAGATGAAAAGAGTAACAGAGGAGCAGATCAAGAAATGCAAGAAGAGAACAACCAGAAAGAagttaatgaagaaaattatgaggaggaagaggaggaaggccGAGCTGTTGCAGCAAAAACTCGTAGACGAGGGGAgatgtag
- the GOLIM4 gene encoding Golgi integral membrane protein 4 isoform X1, producing the protein MGNGMCSRKQKRIFQTLLLLTVVFGFLYGAMLYYELQGQLRKAEATALKYQQHQESLSAQLQVVYEHRSRLEKSLQKERLEHKKAKEDFLVYKLEAQETLNKGRQDSNSRYSALSVQHQMLKSQHEELKKQHADLEEDHRKQGEEFSRTFSDHKERYLQLQQEKEQEISKLKESLYNLREENRQLRKAHQDIHTQLQDVKQQHKNLLSQHNQLVVTLEDHKSALAAAQSQVEEYKQLKDTLNKMPSFRQPEKLERPNEQSEVQAPSPRSDLPMHHEAVAEEQKEYEKQKEREEINTQEKEDRAEPFHLQRRANEGRRAKELNIQEQQEAGEDDEQRVDQVEEERKKELEEEEMEQAGQPEHLEEEQDQVPEEHDWKKQEQKEEETNMLGDHLHSEITSTKAVTKRHKPAYEQQLEQQQLAAQRAEEANQLREHQESLHQQRLRGQLLRQQQLQEKELQLQKQAEQGEKLYKNRLSQQAHYDNMDHDIVQGEEEQGIQEEEGAYERDNHHQDEGEDDDQNNPNEQQEPEHQEENQQADESKAAMEDVNPADDPNNQGEDEFEEAEQEREENLPDENEKHKQTSQKQGHPGMEEHLVMAGNPDQQEDNVDEQYQEEGEEEIQEDLTEEKKRELERNAEEPYGENDENADEKSNRGADQEMQEENNQKEVNEENYEEEEEEGRAVAAKTRRRGEM; encoded by the exons ttgtATATGAGCACAGGTCAAGATTAGAAAAGTCATTACAAAAGGAAAGGCTTGAAcataagaaagcaaaagaag ATTTTCTTGTTTATAAACTAGAAGCACAGGAAACGCTAAATAAAGGAAGG caagACTCAAATAGTCGATACAGTGCACTCAGTGTACAACACCAGATGTTGAAG AGTCAACATGAAGAACTAAAGAAACAGCATGCTGACCTTGAGGAAGATCACCGAAAACAAGGAGAAGAGTTTAGCAGAACATTCAGTGATCACAAGGAGAGATACTTGCAActacagcaggaaaaagagcAGGAGATCTCTAAGCTGAAGG aatcCCTGTATAACTTACGGGAGGAGAACAGACAGTTGAGAAAAGCTCACCAAGACATTCACACCCAGCTACAAGATGTCAAG CAACAGCATAAGAACTTACTCTCCCAACACAACCAGCTTGTAGTGACATTGGAAGACCACAAGAGTGCACTAGCTGCTGCACAG TCCCAGGTGGAGGAATACAAACAGTTGAAGGACACGCTCAACAAAATGCCAAGTTTCCGACAGCCTGAGAAGTTAGAACGACCAAATGAGCAATCAGAGGTGCAAGCACCGTCTCCCCGCAGTGACCTTCCAATGCACCACGAAGCTGTGGCTGAAGAGCAGAAGGAG TATGAgaagcaaaaagagagagaagaaataaatacccaggaaaaagaagacagagctgAGCCTTTTCATCTGCAAAGAAGGGCTAACGAGGGCCGGCGTGCCAAAGAACTAAATATTCAGGAGCAACAAGAAGCTGGAGAGGATGATGAGCAACGTGTTGATCAAGTTGAAGAGGAACGCAAAAAAGAActtgaagaggaagaaatggagcAGGCAGGTCAGCCTGAGCACTTGGAGGAGGAACAGGATCAAGTACCAGAAGAGCATGACTGGaaaaaacaggaacagaaagaagaagaaacgaACATGTTGGGTGATCACCTCCATTCAGAG ATAACATCAACAAAAGCTGTAACAAAAAGACATAAGCCAGCTTATGAACAACAActagagcagcaacagcttgcAGCCCAAAGAGCAGAGGAAGCCAATCAGCTACGAGAACATCAGGAATCGCTACACCAGCAAAGACTGCGAGGACAGCTATTACGGCAGCAACAGCTTCAAGAAAAAGAGCTTCAActgcagaaacaggcagaacaaggagaaaaacTCTATAAAAACCGGCTAAG CCAACAGGCTCATTATGATAACATGGACCATGATATTGTACAAGGGGAAGAAGAGCAAGGTAttcaggaagaggaaggag CTTATGAACGTGACAACCACCACCAGGATGAAGGTGAAGATGATGATCAAAATAATCCAAATGAACAGCAAGAACCAGAACATCAAGAAGAAAATCAGCAGGCTGATGAATCA AAGGCAGCCATGGAAGATGTGAATCCTGCTGATGACCCCAACAATCAGGGAGAAGATGAATTTGAGGAAGCTgagcaagagagagaagaaaatctaccagatgaaaatgaaaagcacaagCAAACCAGTCAGAAACAAGGACATCCAGGAATGGAAGAGCACCTAGTG ATGGCAGGAAATCCTGACCAGCAGGAAGATAATGTGGATGAACAATAccaggaagaaggagaagaagag ATCCAGGAAGATTTGACTGAAGAGAAGAAACGAGAACTGGAACGCAATGCTGAAGAGCCATATGGTGAAAATGACGAAAAT GCAGATGAAAAGAGTAACAGAGGAGCAGATCAAGAAATGCAAGAAGAGAACAACCAGAAAGAagttaatgaagaaaattatgaggaggaagaggaggaaggccGAGCTGTTGCAGCAAAAACTCGTAGACGAGGGGAgatgtag
- the GOLIM4 gene encoding Golgi integral membrane protein 4 isoform X3: MLYYELQGQLRKAEATALKYQQHQESLSAQLQVVYEHRSRLEKSLQKERLEHKKAKEDFLVYKLEAQETLNKGRQDSNSRYSALSVQHQMLKSQHEELKKQHADLEEDHRKQGEEFSRTFSDHKERYLQLQQEKEQEISKLKESLYNLREENRQLRKAHQDIHTQLQDVKQQHKNLLSQHNQLVVTLEDHKSALAAAQSQVEEYKQLKDTLNKMPSFRQPEKLERPNEQSEVQAPSPRSDLPMHHEAVAEEQKEYEKQKEREEINTQEKEDRAEPFHLQRRANEGRRAKELNIQEQQEAGEDDEQRVDQVEEERKKELEEEEMEQAGQPEHLEEEQDQVPEEHDWKKQEQKEEETNMLGDHLHSEITSTKAVTKRHKPAYEQQLEQQQLAAQRAEEANQLREHQESLHQQRLRGQLLRQQQLQEKELQLQKQAEQGEKLYKNRLSQQAHYDNMDHDIVQGEEEQGIQEEEGAYERDNHHQDEGEDDDQNNPNEQQEPEHQEENQQADESKAAMEDVNPADDPNNQGEDEFEEAEQEREENLPDENEKHKQTSQKQGHPGMEEHLVMAGNPDQQEDNVDEQYQEEGEEEIQEDLTEEKKRELERNAEEPYGENDENADEKSNRGADQEMQEENNQKEVNEENYEEEEEEGRAVAAKTRRRGEM, encoded by the exons ttgtATATGAGCACAGGTCAAGATTAGAAAAGTCATTACAAAAGGAAAGGCTTGAAcataagaaagcaaaagaag ATTTTCTTGTTTATAAACTAGAAGCACAGGAAACGCTAAATAAAGGAAGG caagACTCAAATAGTCGATACAGTGCACTCAGTGTACAACACCAGATGTTGAAG AGTCAACATGAAGAACTAAAGAAACAGCATGCTGACCTTGAGGAAGATCACCGAAAACAAGGAGAAGAGTTTAGCAGAACATTCAGTGATCACAAGGAGAGATACTTGCAActacagcaggaaaaagagcAGGAGATCTCTAAGCTGAAGG aatcCCTGTATAACTTACGGGAGGAGAACAGACAGTTGAGAAAAGCTCACCAAGACATTCACACCCAGCTACAAGATGTCAAG CAACAGCATAAGAACTTACTCTCCCAACACAACCAGCTTGTAGTGACATTGGAAGACCACAAGAGTGCACTAGCTGCTGCACAG TCCCAGGTGGAGGAATACAAACAGTTGAAGGACACGCTCAACAAAATGCCAAGTTTCCGACAGCCTGAGAAGTTAGAACGACCAAATGAGCAATCAGAGGTGCAAGCACCGTCTCCCCGCAGTGACCTTCCAATGCACCACGAAGCTGTGGCTGAAGAGCAGAAGGAG TATGAgaagcaaaaagagagagaagaaataaatacccaggaaaaagaagacagagctgAGCCTTTTCATCTGCAAAGAAGGGCTAACGAGGGCCGGCGTGCCAAAGAACTAAATATTCAGGAGCAACAAGAAGCTGGAGAGGATGATGAGCAACGTGTTGATCAAGTTGAAGAGGAACGCAAAAAAGAActtgaagaggaagaaatggagcAGGCAGGTCAGCCTGAGCACTTGGAGGAGGAACAGGATCAAGTACCAGAAGAGCATGACTGGaaaaaacaggaacagaaagaagaagaaacgaACATGTTGGGTGATCACCTCCATTCAGAG ATAACATCAACAAAAGCTGTAACAAAAAGACATAAGCCAGCTTATGAACAACAActagagcagcaacagcttgcAGCCCAAAGAGCAGAGGAAGCCAATCAGCTACGAGAACATCAGGAATCGCTACACCAGCAAAGACTGCGAGGACAGCTATTACGGCAGCAACAGCTTCAAGAAAAAGAGCTTCAActgcagaaacaggcagaacaaggagaaaaacTCTATAAAAACCGGCTAAG CCAACAGGCTCATTATGATAACATGGACCATGATATTGTACAAGGGGAAGAAGAGCAAGGTAttcaggaagaggaaggag CTTATGAACGTGACAACCACCACCAGGATGAAGGTGAAGATGATGATCAAAATAATCCAAATGAACAGCAAGAACCAGAACATCAAGAAGAAAATCAGCAGGCTGATGAATCA AAGGCAGCCATGGAAGATGTGAATCCTGCTGATGACCCCAACAATCAGGGAGAAGATGAATTTGAGGAAGCTgagcaagagagagaagaaaatctaccagatgaaaatgaaaagcacaagCAAACCAGTCAGAAACAAGGACATCCAGGAATGGAAGAGCACCTAGTG ATGGCAGGAAATCCTGACCAGCAGGAAGATAATGTGGATGAACAATAccaggaagaaggagaagaagag ATCCAGGAAGATTTGACTGAAGAGAAGAAACGAGAACTGGAACGCAATGCTGAAGAGCCATATGGTGAAAATGACGAAAAT GCAGATGAAAAGAGTAACAGAGGAGCAGATCAAGAAATGCAAGAAGAGAACAACCAGAAAGAagttaatgaagaaaattatgaggaggaagaggaggaaggccGAGCTGTTGCAGCAAAAACTCGTAGACGAGGGGAgatgtag